A window of Piliocolobus tephrosceles isolate RC106 chromosome 13, ASM277652v3, whole genome shotgun sequence contains these coding sequences:
- the INTS5 gene encoding integrator complex subunit 5 → MAPFTPMATLAGPFAPSNLPFDLHLFLLLPYSAQELSQEIKAFLTGVDPLLGHQLSAREHARCGLLLLRSLPPARAAVLDHLRGVFDESVRAHLAALDETPVAGPPHLRPPPASHVPAGGPGLEDVVQEVQQVLSEFIRANPKAWAPVISAWSIDLMGQLSSTYSGQHQRVPHATGALNELLQLWMGCRATRTLMDIYVQCLSALIGSCPDACVDALLDTSVQHSPHFDWVVAHIGSSFPGTIISRVLSCGLKDFCVHGGAGGGAGSSGGSSSQTSSTDPFPGSPAIPAEKRVPKIASVVGILGHLASRHGDSIRRELLRMFHDSLAGGTGGRSGDPSLQATVPFLLQLAVMSPALLGTVSGELVDCLKPPAVLSQLQQHLQGFPREELDNMLNLAVHLVSQASGAGAYRLLQFLVDTAMPASVITTQGLAVPDTVREACDRLIQLLLLHLQKLVHHRGGSPGEGVLGPPPPPRSVPFLDALKSHVGELCGETLRLERKRFLWQHQLLGLLSVYTRPSCGPEALGHLLSRARSPEELSLATQLYAGLVVSLSGLLPLAFRSCLARVHAGTLQSPFTARFLRNLALLVGWEQQGGEGPAALGAHFGESASAHLSDLAPLLLHPEEEVAEAAASLLAICPFPPDALSPSQLLGLVRAGVHHFFASLRLHGPPGVASACQLLTRLSQTSPAGLKAVLQLLVEGALHRGNTELFGGEVDGDNETLSVVSASLASASLLDTNRRHTAAVPGPGGIWSVFHAGVIGRGLKPPKFVQSRNQQEVIYNTQSLLSLLVHCCSAPGGTECGECWGAPILSPEAAKAVAVTLVESVCPDAAGAELAWPPEEHARATVERDLRIGRRFREQPLLFELLKLVAAAPPALCYCSVLLRGLLAALLGHWEASRHPDTTHSPWHLEASCTLVAVMAEGSLLPPALGNMHEVFSQLAPFEVRLLLLSVWGFLREHGPLPQKFIFQSERGRFIRDFSREGGGEGGPHLAVLHSVLHRNIDRLGLFSGRFQAPSPSTLLRQGT, encoded by the exons GCAACTTTAGCAGGACCCTTTGCACCATCAAATCTTCCTTTCGACTTACA TCTGTTTCTTTTGCTTCCTTATAGTGCTCAGGAGCTGtcccaggaaatcaaggctttTCTGACTGGCGTAGACCCCCTTTTGGGCCACCAGCTCTCAGCCCGGGAACATGCTCGCTGTGGTCTTCTCCTGCTGCGTTCTTTGCCACCTGCTCGGGCTGCTGTGCTTGACCACTTGAGAGGTGTCTTTGATGAGAGTGTCCGGGCCCACCTGGCTGCCCTGGATGAAACCCCTGTGGCTGGTCCACCTCACCTCCGTCCACCTCCAGCCTCCCATGTCCCTGCTGGGGGACCTGGTCTAGAGGATGTGGTTCAGGAAGTGCAGCAGGTGCTGTCTGAGTTTATCCGGGCCAACCCAAAGGCCTGGGCACCTGTGATTAGTGCATGGTCCATTGACCTCATGGGGCAACTGAGCAGCACGTACTCAGGCCAGCACCAGCGTGTTCCCCACGCTACTGGCGCTCTTAATGAACTGCTACAGCTGTGGATGGGTTGTAGGGCCACGCGTACATTAATGGACATCTATGTGCAGTGCCTCTCGGCTCTCATCGGTAGCTGCCCAGATGCGTGTGTGGATGCCTTGCTGGATACCTCTGTTCAGCATTCTCCACACTTTGACTGGGTTGTGGCACATATTGGCTCCTCTTTTCCTGGCACCATCATTTCCCGAGTTCTCTCCTGTGGCCTTAAGGACTTTTGCGTCCATGGTGGGgctggaggtggagctggcagtagTGGTGGAAGCTCTTCTCAGACCTCCTCTACAGACCCCTTCCCTGGATCTCCTGCCATTCCTGCGGAGAAACGGGTGCCCAAGATTGCCTCAGTTGTAGGCATCCTAGGGCACCTGGCCTCTCGCCATGGAGATAGTATCCGACGGGAGCTCCTGCGAATGTTCCATGATAGCCTGGCAGGGGGAACTGGAGGCCGAAGTGGGGACCCCTCCCTTCAGGCCACGGTTCCCTTCCTACTGCAGCTGGCAGTCATGTCACCAGCGTTGCTGGGCACAGTCTCCGGAGAGCTTGTGGATTGCCTCAAGCCCCCAGCTGTGCTGAGCCAGCTGCAGCAACACCTTCAAGGATTCCCCCGAGAGGAGCTGGACAACATGTTGAACCTGGCTGTGCACCTGGTGAGCCAGGCCTCTGGGGCAGGTGCCTACCGCTTGCTGCAGTTCCTGGTGGACACAGCTATGCCTGCTTCGGTCATTACCACCCAGGGCCTggctgtgccagacactgtgcgtGAGGCTTGTGACCGGCTaatccagctgctgctgctgcacctGCAAAAGCTGGTTCATCACCGGGGAGGGTCTCCTGGGGAAGGGGTGCTAGGCCCGCCCCCACCTCCCCGCTCGGTGCCCTTTTTAGATGCGCTAAAAAGCCATGTTGGAGAGCTGTGTGGAGAGACGTTACGATTGGAACGGAAACGCTTCCTCTGGCAGCACCAGCTCTTGGGCCTGCTGTCTGTCTATACCCGGCCTAGCTGTGGACCTGAGGCCTTGGGCCATCTGCTGAGCCGAGCCCGAAGCCCTGAAGAGTTGAGTTTGGCCACCCAGTTATATGCAGGGCTAGTGGTCAGTCTGTCTGGCCTCCTGCCCCTGGCTTTCCGAAGCTGTCTGGCTCGGGTGCATGCGGGGACATTACAGTCTCCCTTCACGGCCCGGTTCCTGCGCAACTTGGCACTGCTAGTAGGGTGGGAACAGCAGGGTGGCGAGGGCCCTGCAGCCCTAGGGGCGCACTTTGGGGAATCTGCCTCAGCCCATCTGTCTGACCTGGCGCCTCTCCTGCTACATCCTGAGGAGGAAGTAGCTGAAGCTGCTGCCTCCCTCCTGGCCATTTGTCCCTTTCCTCCTGATGCCTTATCcccctcccagctcctgggaCTGGTAAGGGCTGGGGTGCACCACTTCTTCGCCTCTCTGAGGCTGCATGGCCCCCCAGGTGTGGCCTCAGCCTGTCAGCTTCTCACCCGCCTGTCTCAGACGTCCCCAGCTGGACTCAAGGCTGTCCTGCAGCTGCTGGTTGAGGGAGCCTTACATCGAGGCAACACAGAACTGTTTGGAGGGGAAGTAGATGGGGACAATGAGACTCTCTCAGTTGTTTCAGCTTCTTTGGCTTCTGCCTCCCTGTTGGACACTAACCGGAGGCACACTGCAGCTGTGCCAGGTCCTGGAGGGATTTGGTCAGTTTTCCATGCTGGAGTCATCGGCCGTGGCTTGAAGCCACCCAAGTTTGTCCAGTCACGAAATCAGCAGGAAGTGATCTATAACACCCagagcctcctcagcctcctggttcaCTGCTGCAGTGCTCCAGGGGGCACTGAATGTGGGGAATGCTGGGGGGCGCCCATCTTGAGTCCAGAGGCAGCCAAAGCAGTGGCAGTGACCTTGGTGGAGAGTGTGTGTCCCGATGCAGCTGGTGCAGAGCTGGCTTGGCCCCCCGAGGAACACGCCCGGGCCACCGTGGAGCGGGATCTCCGCATTGGCCGGCGCTTCCGGGAACAGCCCCTGCTCTTCGAGCTGTTAAAGCTGGTAGCAGCTGCTCCTCCAGCCCTGTGCTACTGTTCCGTGCTGCTTCGGGGGCTGCTGGCCGCCCTCTTGGGCCATTGGGAAGCCTCTCGCCACCCTGACACGACCCACTCCCCCTGGCACCTGGAGGCATCCTGCACCTTAGTAGCTGTCATGGCTGAGGGAAGTCTCCTGCCTCCGGCCCTGGGTAATATGCATGAAGTATTTAGCCAACTGGCACCTTTCGAGGTGCGTCTGCTGCTGCTCAGTGTTTGGGGCTTTCTCCGGGAGCATGGGCCGTTGCCTCAGAAGTTCATCTTCCAATCAGAGCGGGGTCGCTTCATCCGGGACTTCTCCAGGGAGGGTGGAGGTGAGGGTGGACCCCATCTGGCTGTGCTGCACAGTGTCCTCCACCGCAACATCGACCGCCTGGGTCTTTTCTCTGGCCGTTTCCAGGCACCTTCACCGTCCACTCTCCTTCGACAAGGGACGTAG